In Sorghum bicolor cultivar BTx623 chromosome 10, Sorghum_bicolor_NCBIv3, whole genome shotgun sequence, one genomic interval encodes:
- the LOC8058410 gene encoding uncharacterized protein LOC8058410 isoform X1 — protein sequence MCTSRSSFDQLGELRLRRQGTAMGPSGRSWLLVLLVCATLCAHVSAAASDTTVLAAERTRRKDPLDGLRYYTGGWNISNRHYLASAGFSAAPVFAFAALWFVAVAAAALVACCCSCCCRGVGSSSYSYSRRVFALSLLLLLVFTAAAVIGCAILYDGQGKFNGSTTATLDYVVSQADGAAATMRNFTGLLQTAKTAGGGVASLPADVARGIDDVARRVDAASDELTARAASNSRRIRTALDTIKKVLIGVAAVMLVLVFLGLVFSLTGKKSLVSIVVFLGWMIITATLILSGTFLLLHNVIGDTCVAMDEWVVQPQGQSHTALDDILPCADAAVTAEALRRSKEVDFQLVSKLNELVSNVSNRDVPAQVGPPLYYNQSGPLVPLLCSPYNSDLSDRPCAAGEVTADNAQQVWQRYVCSATGSSGQDVCSTVGRLTPAMYSQMVTVAGLSDGLRRESPALADIASCATVRRAFQTVSQRGCPPLRRDSSRVYQALLAASVAAMLAAAASVVHARERRRRRESERFKVSPYRLPIEEKVLLNSPRRPYRRV from the exons ATGTGCACATCTCGCAGTTCATTTGATCAGCTCGGTGAGCTTCGCTTGCGTAGGCAGGGCACAGCCATGGGACCGTCTGGCAGAAGCtggctcctcgtcctcctcgtctGTGCAACCCTGTGCGCCCATGTCTCAG CAGCGGCGTCCGACACGACGGTGTTGGCGGCGGAGCGGACGCGGCGGAAGGACCCCCTCGACGGGCTCAGGTACTACACCGGCGGCTGGAACATCAGCAACCGGCACTACCTGGCG TCGGCAGGTTTCAGCGCGGCGCCCGTGTTCGCGTTCGCGGCGCTCTGGTTCGTCgcggtcgcggcggcggcgctcgtcGCCTGCTGCTGCAGCTGTTGCTGCCGCGGCGTCGGCAGCAGCAGCTACTCCTACTCGCGCCGGGTGTTCGCGCTctcgctcctgctcctgctcgtcTTCACTGCCGCAGCCGT CATCGGGTGCGCGATTCTGTACGACGGGCAGGGCAAGTTCAACGGCAGCACGACGGCGACGCTGGACTACGTGGTGAGCCAGGCCGACGGCGCCGCGGCCACCATGCGCAACTTCACGGGCCTCCTGCAGACGGCGAagacggcgggcggcggcgtggCCTCGCTGCCCGCCGACGTCGCGCGGGGCATCGACGACGTCGCGCGCCGGGTGGACGCGGCCTCCGACGAGCTCACCGCTCGCGCCGCCAGCAACTCCCGCAGGATCCGGACGGCGCTGGACACCAT AAAGAAGGTCCTGATCGGCGTCGCGGCCGTGATGCTCGTCCTCGTGTTTCTTGGCTTGG TGTTCTCGTTGACCGGGAAGAAGTCGCTTGTGTCCAT AGTGGTGTTTCTTGGATGGATGATAATCACTGCGACACTAATACTGTCCGGCACTTTCCTTCTCCTGCACAA CGTGATAGGGGACACCTGCGTGGCCATGGACGAGTGGGTGGTCCAGCCGCAGGGGCAGAGCCACACCGCGCTGGACGACATCCTCCCCTGCGCCGACGCGGCGGTGACGGCGGAGGCCCTGCGCCGGAGCAAGGAGGTCGACTTCCAGCTCGTCTCCAAGCTCAACGAGCTGGTCTCCAACGTGTCCAACCGCGACGTGCCTGCCCAGGTCGGCCCTCCGCTCTACTACAACCAGTCCGGGCCTCTCGTGCCACTCCTCTGCAGCCCCTACAACTCCGACCTCTCCGACCGACCCTGCGCCGCCGGCGAGGTCACCGCCGACAACGCGCAACAG GTGTGGCAGCGCTACGTGTGCAGCGCGACGGGGTCGTCGGGGCAGGATGTGTGCTCGACGGTGGGCCGCCTGACGCCGGCGATGTACTCCCAGATGGTCACCGTGGCCGGCCTCAGCGACGGGCTGCGCCGGGAGTCCCCCGCCCTGGCCGACATCGCGAGCTGCGCGACCGTGCGGCGCGCGTTCCAGACGGTGAGCCAGCGCGGCTGCCCGCCGCTGCGGCGGGACAGCAGCCGGGTGTACCAGGCGCTGCTCGCGGCGTCGGTGGCCGCGATGCTCGCCGCGGCGGCGTCGGTGGTGCACGCCCGGGAGCGCCGGCGGCGCCGGGAGAGCGAGCGGTTCAAGGTGTCCCCGTACAGGCTCCCCATCGAGGAGAAGGTGCTGCTCAACAGCCCCAGACGGCCATACAGGCGAGTGTAA
- the LOC8058410 gene encoding uncharacterized protein LOC8058410 isoform X2: protein MCTSRSSFDQLGELRLRRQGTAMGPSGRSWLLVLLVCATLCAHVSAASDTTVLAAERTRRKDPLDGLRYYTGGWNISNRHYLASAGFSAAPVFAFAALWFVAVAAAALVACCCSCCCRGVGSSSYSYSRRVFALSLLLLLVFTAAAVIGCAILYDGQGKFNGSTTATLDYVVSQADGAAATMRNFTGLLQTAKTAGGGVASLPADVARGIDDVARRVDAASDELTARAASNSRRIRTALDTIKKVLIGVAAVMLVLVFLGLVFSLTGKKSLVSIVVFLGWMIITATLILSGTFLLLHNVIGDTCVAMDEWVVQPQGQSHTALDDILPCADAAVTAEALRRSKEVDFQLVSKLNELVSNVSNRDVPAQVGPPLYYNQSGPLVPLLCSPYNSDLSDRPCAAGEVTADNAQQVWQRYVCSATGSSGQDVCSTVGRLTPAMYSQMVTVAGLSDGLRRESPALADIASCATVRRAFQTVSQRGCPPLRRDSSRVYQALLAASVAAMLAAAASVVHARERRRRRESERFKVSPYRLPIEEKVLLNSPRRPYRRV, encoded by the exons ATGTGCACATCTCGCAGTTCATTTGATCAGCTCGGTGAGCTTCGCTTGCGTAGGCAGGGCACAGCCATGGGACCGTCTGGCAGAAGCtggctcctcgtcctcctcgtctGTGCAACCCTGTGCGCCCATGTCTCAG CGGCGTCCGACACGACGGTGTTGGCGGCGGAGCGGACGCGGCGGAAGGACCCCCTCGACGGGCTCAGGTACTACACCGGCGGCTGGAACATCAGCAACCGGCACTACCTGGCG TCGGCAGGTTTCAGCGCGGCGCCCGTGTTCGCGTTCGCGGCGCTCTGGTTCGTCgcggtcgcggcggcggcgctcgtcGCCTGCTGCTGCAGCTGTTGCTGCCGCGGCGTCGGCAGCAGCAGCTACTCCTACTCGCGCCGGGTGTTCGCGCTctcgctcctgctcctgctcgtcTTCACTGCCGCAGCCGT CATCGGGTGCGCGATTCTGTACGACGGGCAGGGCAAGTTCAACGGCAGCACGACGGCGACGCTGGACTACGTGGTGAGCCAGGCCGACGGCGCCGCGGCCACCATGCGCAACTTCACGGGCCTCCTGCAGACGGCGAagacggcgggcggcggcgtggCCTCGCTGCCCGCCGACGTCGCGCGGGGCATCGACGACGTCGCGCGCCGGGTGGACGCGGCCTCCGACGAGCTCACCGCTCGCGCCGCCAGCAACTCCCGCAGGATCCGGACGGCGCTGGACACCAT AAAGAAGGTCCTGATCGGCGTCGCGGCCGTGATGCTCGTCCTCGTGTTTCTTGGCTTGG TGTTCTCGTTGACCGGGAAGAAGTCGCTTGTGTCCAT AGTGGTGTTTCTTGGATGGATGATAATCACTGCGACACTAATACTGTCCGGCACTTTCCTTCTCCTGCACAA CGTGATAGGGGACACCTGCGTGGCCATGGACGAGTGGGTGGTCCAGCCGCAGGGGCAGAGCCACACCGCGCTGGACGACATCCTCCCCTGCGCCGACGCGGCGGTGACGGCGGAGGCCCTGCGCCGGAGCAAGGAGGTCGACTTCCAGCTCGTCTCCAAGCTCAACGAGCTGGTCTCCAACGTGTCCAACCGCGACGTGCCTGCCCAGGTCGGCCCTCCGCTCTACTACAACCAGTCCGGGCCTCTCGTGCCACTCCTCTGCAGCCCCTACAACTCCGACCTCTCCGACCGACCCTGCGCCGCCGGCGAGGTCACCGCCGACAACGCGCAACAG GTGTGGCAGCGCTACGTGTGCAGCGCGACGGGGTCGTCGGGGCAGGATGTGTGCTCGACGGTGGGCCGCCTGACGCCGGCGATGTACTCCCAGATGGTCACCGTGGCCGGCCTCAGCGACGGGCTGCGCCGGGAGTCCCCCGCCCTGGCCGACATCGCGAGCTGCGCGACCGTGCGGCGCGCGTTCCAGACGGTGAGCCAGCGCGGCTGCCCGCCGCTGCGGCGGGACAGCAGCCGGGTGTACCAGGCGCTGCTCGCGGCGTCGGTGGCCGCGATGCTCGCCGCGGCGGCGTCGGTGGTGCACGCCCGGGAGCGCCGGCGGCGCCGGGAGAGCGAGCGGTTCAAGGTGTCCCCGTACAGGCTCCCCATCGAGGAGAAGGTGCTGCTCAACAGCCCCAGACGGCCATACAGGCGAGTGTAA